The Candidatus Planktophila sp. genome contains the following window.
ATGAACAGTTGAACCAGTGGTTAGAACGCCAGCGACTAAAGCATCGCGCACGGCATGAGCCCCAGGAAAATCGGGCAACAGGGAGGGATGAATATTTATGGTCGGAAAACGATTGACAAATTCAGGTGGCAAAATCCGCATGAAGCCTGCACTGACAACTAGATCTGGTTCAAGGGCCGCAGTTTTTTCAATAATTTCGATGTTCCACAGCTCTCGTGAATTACCAACCGGAATGCACTCACTCGGAATTCCAGCGGTTTTCGCTCTCTCTAAAACTTGAGAGGTAATTTGATCACTTAGAACTGCAACAACTTCGATATCTAGCTCGTGGGCATCAATTATTGCCTGAGCAATGGAGCCAGTTCCTGACGCCAAAATTACTAGCCTGCACGCCACTATCGCCTCCCAATTCGTGGAAGATATAGTGCGAGTAAAGCTCCAACTATTAATTCTCCGCTGAGTGCGAGAGTGAATTTCCAGGGTGATACTCCCATGGCAGACATGGCCTCAGTAATTAAGGCTCCGCTTCCAGCATATGCAATAAGTGCGGTGATAACTACTGAAATACACAGTGATTGAATCAGAATTCTGGAACTTAGCGTCACAGTCCAACTTGCAAGTAGCACACCTGATAAAACAATGACTAAAATTCCAAAAAGTGCAAAACGAGATGTGTTGGATGGAAGTGCTCCTAACAATGGAAATGCTGGAATTGAATTGAGGTGATAACTGAGCGGTGAAATTATGGAGCCGGTGCCAATTGCAAAGCCAGCGCCTGAAAAGTAACTAAGTGTGGCGATTACTGCATTTGGGATATAGAGAATGTTAAGAAGTAGAAGTAAGAAGCCTCCTATTATTCCAGGCTCAAGAACCATAGTTAAACTCTTAACAGTAGAGAGATTAATGAAGATTAATGCTCCAAAGACAATTGATGAGATTCCTAATAAGAGTGAAAGTATTCGAGTGCTATAGAAAATCGCCTGTCCGAAAATCAATCGACGGCCCACGCTTGCCGCACTGATCAAAGTTAGTGGAAGCAAGAAAACAGGTGCCAGATACCACATTGGTGTAACTGCCGAGGTTGAACTAAAGAATGCAAAGAGAGTTCCAATGCCACTATAAAGAATGGCAAAAAGTATTCGAGCTGCGGTGAGAAGTGATGGATTTCCATCTAGTCGATCAATGACCCGCGCCACGCCATTTCGAACTGCTAAAACTGGAATTACTAAAGCTCCGAGTGGCAAATAGGATAGAAATCCAGCGGCATTTGCTGGAGGCAGGGAAAGAGTGAATGGAATGTGATGTGCACCCAGCCAAATCCATATCGCGGCGCGTAATGGATCTCCGGTGTTTCCAGTGGCACTACCGGCTGTAGCCCATGCTAGTAAGGCGATAAAAGAGACTGGGAGTAGAACTAACGCAACACTACGCAGTACTTGGGTCAACGTCGACCCAAGTACACGTGCGAACATTTTCTTTAGCGCCCCAAGATTTCGCGCAACAACTGAGCGGTCTCACTGGGAGTTTGGCCGACTTTTACGCCGGCAGCTTCCAGTGCATCTTTCTTTCCCTGTGCAGTTCCAGATGAGCCAGAGACAATTGCACCTGCATGTCCCATTGTTTTGCCTTCAGGGGCAGTAAATCCGGCGACATATCCAACCACGGGCTTAGTTACATAATCTGCAATAAATGCAGCTGCCCGCTCTTCAGCATCGCCACCGATCTCACCAATCATAACAATCGCTGTTGTATCAGGATCATCTTGAAATGCTCGTAGTGCATCGATGTGAGTTGTTCCAATAACGGGATCTCCACCGATTCCAATTGCCGTACTAAAACCGATATCACGAAGCTCGTACATCATTTGGTACG
Protein-coding sequences here:
- the purN gene encoding phosphoribosylglycinamide formyltransferase — its product is MACRLVILASGTGSIAQAIIDAHELDIEVVAVLSDQITSQVLERAKTAGIPSECIPVGNSRELWNIEIIEKTAALEPDLVVSAGFMRILPPEFVNRFPTINIHPSLLPDFPGAHAVRDALVAGVLTTGSTVHWVDAGVDTGPIITQMQVPVLPHDDERTLHERIKKVERGLMIATIALILPTLEQHV
- a CDS encoding DUF6350 family protein, with the translated sequence MFARVLGSTLTQVLRSVALVLLPVSFIALLAWATAGSATGNTGDPLRAAIWIWLGAHHIPFTLSLPPANAAGFLSYLPLGALVIPVLAVRNGVARVIDRLDGNPSLLTAARILFAILYSGIGTLFAFFSSTSAVTPMWYLAPVFLLPLTLISAASVGRRLIFGQAIFYSTRILSLLLGISSIVFGALIFINLSTVKSLTMVLEPGIIGGFLLLLLNILYIPNAVIATLSYFSGAGFAIGTGSIISPLSYHLNSIPAFPLLGALPSNTSRFALFGILVIVLSGVLLASWTVTLSSRILIQSLCISVVITALIAYAGSGALITEAMSAMGVSPWKFTLALSGELIVGALLALYLPRIGRR